In the Desulfuromonas sp. DDH964 genome, CAAGGACAATCGCCATCCGCTTGCCGACGTTGGCCGCGGTGATTTGGTCGAAACGCTTGGCCCCGACGCTGTTGAAATCGATGGCGACATAGGGTTCATTGAAGCGGGTATCGATGCGCACCTGGGCATCGGAGAGGAGGTCTCCGGTCAGGGCGGTCTTGTCATAAACCACCAGCGGGGTCTCGCTGACGGCCCCACTCCGCGGATCGACCCGGCGTTCGTAGAGGAGCTGCGAACCGGGCGGGAGGTTCCCCTTGACCGCGTCCTGGGGGTTGACCTCCTCGTTGACCATCTTGAATTCGAGGCGGGCAGTCTTGCCGAGCAGGCTGATCGCACGCTGGGGATCTTTCACCCCCGGCAGCTGGATCAGAATCCGGTTATCGCTCTGGCGCTGCAGGGTCGGTTCGCTGACCCCGAACTGGTCGACGCGGTTGCGCAGGGTCTCCAGAGCCTGGCGCACGGCGTAGTCCTTGATCGAATCGATCTCCCCGGCGCTGAGGCGGTAGTTCTTTTCGATGTATCCGCCACTGTCGGTCAGGGAGAGCGCCTCCAGGGAAGGAAAGCTCTCCTTCATCAGCGCATCGACCTGGCTGCCGGCCTCCTGATCATAGACAATGATCGTCAGGCGATCGTCACCGGACCGAACAATCCGCTTGAAGACGATGTCCTTCTCGCGCAGCAGCCCGTCGGTCTGGTCGATGATACTGTCAAGACGGCTATCCACCGCCTTATCGACTTCGACGCCGAGGACCAGGTGCATGCCCCCCTGTAGGTCGAGACCGAGATGAATCGGATTAACCGCCCTGGTCCACCACTCGGGGAGGCTCTCCCGGGCGAAGGTCGGCGCCAACGCGATCACCGCAATGACCAGCGAGAGGAAAACCACGAATCCCCGCAACTTTAAGCTTTTGGACATGACAGCCTGTAACTCCTTTCGGATACCCGGATCGGGGCGACTAAAACGCCGCCCGCAGCCGAGACGATGGCGGATTTATTGTTGTTCGCGGCTGGTTCCAACAATGGAGCTGCGATTGATCTTGATCTTGACGCCGGTAGCAATCTCCAGCGTTACGATCGTCTCCTGAACGCTGACGATCTTGCCGTGAACTCCCCCGGCAGTGACGACCTGATCACCGGCGGCCAAACTTTCAACCAGGGCCTTGTGCTCCTTGGCCCGTTTCTGCTGGGGCCGGATCAGCAGAAAATAGAAGATGGCGAACATGATCACCAGCATGATGATCCCCTGGTAGGCGGGAGCGCCACCCTGCTGGCCCTGGGGATTGCCGGCCATGGCAAAGGCTTCGGACGCGGTAAAAAGATTCATGATCATAATATTTCCTCCTTGGGCAGTATGGGGTAATGAAGAACTGGACAGCCTGGTTAAGGTCCCGTCCGCCGGGAATAGAATTCGCGACGGAATGAATCGAATCGATCTTTTTCAATGGCTTCTCGCGCCTGCATCAACAACTGCTGATAGTAGTGCAGGTTGTGCCAGGTATTGAGAACCGAGGCGAGAATCTCGTTGCTCTGGTAGAGGTGCCGCAGGTAGGCCCGGCTGTAGTTGCGACAGACATAACAGCTGCACTCCGGGTCGACGGGATCGGCGTCGTCGGCAAAGCGGGCCTGCTTGATGCTGATGCGACCGAAACTGGTAAAGAGGACGCCGTTACGTGCGTTGCGGGTCGGCATCACGCAATCGAACATGTCGACGCCGCGGGCGATCCCTTCGATCAAATTTTCCGGGGTTCCGACCCCCATGACGTAACGCGGCTTCTCCCGTGGCAGGAGCGGCACCGCCTCTTCCATCATGGCGTACATCAAGTCGGCCTCTTCACCGACCGACAGCCCTCCCAAAGCATAGCCTTCAAAGCCGGTCTCGATCAACTCGGCGGCGCTCTCGGCTCGCAGTTCGGGAAACATCCCGCCCTGTACAATGCCGAACAGGGCGGCCCCGTCATCGGTGCGGCGCGCGTCACGGCACCGCCGGGCCCAGCGTCCGGAACGCCGGGTTGACTGGAGCACGTAGTCCCGGCTGGCGGGATAGGGAATGCACTCGTCAAAGGCCATGATGATATCGGCCCCGAGTGCCTCCTGAACGGCAATCGAAGACTCGGGCGTCAGGACCTGGGAGGAGCCGTCGAGGTGCGACTGAAACCGCACCCCTTCCTCATCAATCTTGCGCAGGTCGCCGAGGCTGAAGACCTGAAATCCGCCGCTGTCGGTCAAAATCGGCCGGTTCCAGTTCATGAACCGGTGCAGACCGCCGAGGCGCGCCACCCGCTCGTGGCCGGGCCGCAGGAAAAGGTGGTAGGTATTGGCCAGAATGATCTGGGCACCGACCTCGACCAGCGATTCGGGCAGCATCCCCTTGACCGTCCCCTGGGTTCCGACCGGCATGAAGACCGGGGTCTCAACCACGCCGCGGCGGGTCAGAAGCCGGCCGCGACGGGCACGGGTTTGCGCATCCTCGTGTAAAAGAACAAAGCTGAAAGGGTCCAAAAGATCACCCGCAACCGGTCACAGGACCAGCATACAGTCGCCGTAGCTGAAAAAACGGTACCGGGCTGCCACCGCCTGGCGATAGGCTTCGAGGACAAATTCCCGGCCTGCCAGGGCCGCGACCAGCATCAGCAGGGTTGAACGGGGCAGATGGAAATTGGTCACCAGCCCCGAAACCACCCGGAAGCGGTAGCCGGGATAGATGAAAATATCGGTCTCGCCGGGGCCGGCCAGCAGCCGGTCGTCGCTGCCCGCCGCCGCTTCCAGAGCGCGGGCGCTGGTGGTGCCAAGAGCGATGACCCGACGCCCTTCACTGCGAGCACGGTTGACGGCGGCCGCCGTCACTTCCGGCACCAGGTAGGTTTCGTGGTGCATCCGGTGTTCACGGGGGTCTTCGACCCGAACCGGCAGAAAGGTTCCCAGCCCGACATGGAGGGTCAAAGCCTGGATTTCGACGCCGCGCTGGCGCAGTTCCTCAAGGATCACCGGCGTAAAGTGAAGACCGGCGGTCGGTGCGGCAAGGGCGCCGGCCTCCCGGGCGAATATGGTCTGGTAGCGTTCCCGGTCAAGGGTTCCGGCCGCCCGGCGGATATAGGGGGGCAACGGCATTTCGCCATGGGCTTCCAGCCAGGCCGAAAAATCACCTTCCCCCTCGAAGCGAACCCGCCGCAGGGTCGATTCGCCACCGGCGACAAAGACGGCCCGTCGCCCGTCTTTGAAGATGACCGCGCTGCCCAGCCGGGGCGGCTTGGAAGCGCGGGTCAGGCAATCCCAGGTCTCCTCGACGCCGGGGCATCTGCGCACCAGGAAGATTTCGATCCGGCCGCCACTCTCCTTGCGGCCGAGCAGACGAGCCGGGATCACCCGGGTATCGTTGGCGACCAGCAGATCTCCCGCGCGAAACGATTCGGTGATCGCGGTAAACGGTCGCTGGCTCACGGCCCCGGTCGCGCGCTCAAGGACCATGAGCCGCGAATCCTCGCGCCGTGCAGCCGGTTCCTGGGCAATCAGCTCACCGGGGAGGTCGAAGTCGAAATCATCTAGCCGCACAACACTCCCAAACGCTCAAAATTCAGCGCTTAAAGAAACCATAATGAGGGTGCAAAGTCAATGTTCTTTCGTGGCCCATCAGTGACCGATCCAGACCAGCAACAGACCGATGACCATGGCCAGAAGACCGCAGCCGCGCAGAAGCGGCTCCGGCAGACGGGCCAGGACGAGGAGCAGCTTCCTGACCCGCAGCGGCGACAGAAACCAGGGAACCCCTTCGAAGATAAAAACCAGCCCGACCACTACCAGCAACGACTTCACATTCCCTCCATCCCGCGTCCCTGAATCGTTTGGCAGGTTATTTGCAAAAATGGGACAGGGTTCAACGGGCGGAGCATACTAGAACCTTCCCGCATCAGTGTCAAGGAACGGGAGAGCCTCCGGCCGGCGCCCAACGAATGCGGAAAGGCTCACTCTCTTAAAGAAAAATCATTGTACTTCAACTTCCTTTCTCTGCTAGATTGGCCGCGCTGAAAACCCGGTTTTTTCGTCACTGCGGTGCGGGTTTTGCTGCCAAACCACGGACCGGAAGTTCGCTTTCCCCTTTCAGGAAACTGATGAACTCTTTAAAGATTAAAATTCTCGGCTTGACCACTGCCATCATGGTGATGGCGGTCGGCCTGACCGCCTGGCATAACCTCAAGACCCAACGGGCCATGCTGACCCGCTTTGCCGAGCAGACCAGCCGGGTTCTCGGTGAAACGATCCGCAACAGTATCATCACCCATATGGCCAATGGCCAGAACGC is a window encoding:
- the secD gene encoding protein translocase subunit SecD, whose product is MSKSLKLRGFVVFLSLVIAVIALAPTFARESLPEWWTRAVNPIHLGLDLQGGMHLVLGVEVDKAVDSRLDSIIDQTDGLLREKDIVFKRIVRSGDDRLTIIVYDQEAGSQVDALMKESFPSLEALSLTDSGGYIEKNYRLSAGEIDSIKDYAVRQALETLRNRVDQFGVSEPTLQRQSDNRILIQLPGVKDPQRAISLLGKTARLEFKMVNEEVNPQDAVKGNLPPGSQLLYERRVDPRSGAVSETPLVVYDKTALTGDLLSDAQVRIDTRFNEPYVAIDFNSVGAKRFDQITAANVGKRMAIVLDDTVYSAPVIRERISGGSAQISGSFTEQEATDLAIVLRAGSLPAPVKILENRTVGPSLGRDSIEQGTLSAIVGAILVIITMLIYYRLSGVVANIALILNFVLILALLSLFKATLTMPGIAGIVLTLGMAVDANVLIFERIREELRLGKPARAALDAGFSKAFVTIIDANVTTLLAALILFQFGTGPVKGFAVTLSVGILASLYTAIFVSRVIFDYFLDQRQVKRLSI
- the yajC gene encoding preprotein translocase subunit YajC → MIMNLFTASEAFAMAGNPQGQQGGAPAYQGIIMLVIMFAIFYFLLIRPQQKRAKEHKALVESLAAGDQVVTAGGVHGKIVSVQETIVTLEIATGVKIKINRSSIVGTSREQQ
- the tgt gene encoding tRNA guanosine(34) transglycosylase Tgt, which translates into the protein MDPFSFVLLHEDAQTRARRGRLLTRRGVVETPVFMPVGTQGTVKGMLPESLVEVGAQIILANTYHLFLRPGHERVARLGGLHRFMNWNRPILTDSGGFQVFSLGDLRKIDEEGVRFQSHLDGSSQVLTPESSIAVQEALGADIIMAFDECIPYPASRDYVLQSTRRSGRWARRCRDARRTDDGAALFGIVQGGMFPELRAESAAELIETGFEGYALGGLSVGEEADLMYAMMEEAVPLLPREKPRYVMGVGTPENLIEGIARGVDMFDCVMPTRNARNGVLFTSFGRISIKQARFADDADPVDPECSCYVCRNYSRAYLRHLYQSNEILASVLNTWHNLHYYQQLLMQAREAIEKDRFDSFRREFYSRRTGP
- the queA gene encoding tRNA preQ1(34) S-adenosylmethionine ribosyltransferase-isomerase QueA gives rise to the protein MRLDDFDFDLPGELIAQEPAARREDSRLMVLERATGAVSQRPFTAITESFRAGDLLVANDTRVIPARLLGRKESGGRIEIFLVRRCPGVEETWDCLTRASKPPRLGSAVIFKDGRRAVFVAGGESTLRRVRFEGEGDFSAWLEAHGEMPLPPYIRRAAGTLDRERYQTIFAREAGALAAPTAGLHFTPVILEELRQRGVEIQALTLHVGLGTFLPVRVEDPREHRMHHETYLVPEVTAAAVNRARSEGRRVIALGTTSARALEAAAGSDDRLLAGPGETDIFIYPGYRFRVVSGLVTNFHLPRSTLLMLVAALAGREFVLEAYRQAVAARYRFFSYGDCMLVL
- a CDS encoding DUF2065 domain-containing protein; protein product: MKSLLVVVGLVFIFEGVPWFLSPLRVRKLLLVLARLPEPLLRGCGLLAMVIGLLLVWIGH